From a region of the Motacilla alba alba isolate MOTALB_02 chromosome 25, Motacilla_alba_V1.0_pri, whole genome shotgun sequence genome:
- the LOC119711601 gene encoding scale keratin-like: MSCYDLCPPKASADLCPPRTSVAVPQPIAECCNELCARQCPDSSAFIQPPPVVVTFPGPILSSFPQQAVVGSSGAPAFGGSLGLGGLYGAGATQASGGLCTFGRAYAAPACSPCAWPRYSKKFWNPCGPC; encoded by the coding sequence ATGTCCTGCTACGACCTGTGCCCCCCAAAAGCCAGCGCGGACCTGTGCCCGCCCAGGACCAGcgtggctgtgccccagcccatCGCTGAGTGCTGCAACGAGCTGTGCGCCCGCCAGTGCCCCGACTCCTCTGCCTTCATCCAGCCGCCACCCGTGGTGGTCACCTTCCCCggccccatcctcagctccttcccccagcaggcCGTGGTGGGCTCCTCCGGAGCACCGGCCTTTGGcggctccctggggctgggcggCCTCTACGGCGCCGGCGCCACCCAGGCCTCGGGGGGCCTCTGCACCTTTGGCAGAGCCTACGCTGCTCCCGCTTGCAGCCCTTGCGCCTGGCCCCGCTAC